A single genomic interval of Polaribacter vadi harbors:
- a CDS encoding Kelch repeat-containing protein produces the protein MRKTNLIKRSSVLFMTALMSLITVSCSDNDEDDDELGNWVESSTFDGNSRANSVSFTIGTKGYLVTGYDGDGYLADTWEYNSDDDYWVQKAVFPGVGRSGAVGFSINGKGYVGTGYDGSNRLKDFWEYDPTTDIWTQKADFAGTGRYGAIGFAIGNDGYIGTGYDGSEQKDFWKYNVANDSWEQSVGFGGEKRQNASVFTIDNVAYIGLGIHNGAYEEDFYSFNGSTWTRLSDLDDDEDDDDDFQILLSSGVAFSLNGMGYVTTGISGAITTASWSYTPATDTWLEVPDFEGTARQNASAFSFTDKAFVLMGRSGSYYFDDVWEFRPNEYENDDD, from the coding sequence ATGAGAAAAACAAATTTAATAAAAAGAAGCAGTGTTCTATTTATGACTGCATTAATGTCTTTAATAACTGTAAGTTGTAGTGATAATGATGAAGATGATGATGAATTAGGAAACTGGGTAGAAAGTTCAACTTTTGATGGAAATTCTAGAGCAAACTCTGTAAGTTTTACCATTGGCACAAAAGGTTATTTAGTAACAGGTTATGATGGTGATGGTTATTTAGCAGATACTTGGGAGTATAATTCTGATGATGATTATTGGGTTCAAAAAGCTGTATTTCCTGGAGTTGGCAGAAGTGGTGCAGTTGGTTTTTCTATTAATGGAAAAGGTTATGTAGGAACTGGTTATGATGGTAGTAATCGATTAAAAGATTTCTGGGAATATGATCCAACCACAGATATTTGGACTCAAAAAGCAGATTTTGCAGGAACTGGAAGATATGGTGCCATTGGTTTCGCAATTGGTAATGATGGTTATATTGGAACAGGTTATGATGGAAGTGAACAAAAAGACTTCTGGAAATATAATGTAGCCAACGACTCTTGGGAACAATCTGTAGGTTTTGGTGGCGAAAAACGCCAAAATGCTTCTGTTTTTACGATTGATAATGTTGCCTATATTGGTTTAGGAATTCACAATGGTGCTTATGAAGAAGATTTTTATTCTTTTAATGGATCTACTTGGACACGTTTATCTGATTTAGATGATGATGAAGATGATGATGATGATTTTCAAATCTTATTAAGTAGTGGAGTAGCTTTTTCTTTAAATGGAATGGGGTATGTAACCACAGGTATTTCTGGTGCTATTACAACTGCAAGTTGGTCTTACACCCCTGCAACAGACACTTGGTTAGAAGTGCCAGATTTTGAAGGTACTGCAAGACAAAATGCGTCTGCTTTTAGTTTTACGGATAAAGCTTTTGTTTTAATGGGTAGAAGTGGTAGTTATTATTTTGATGACGTTTGGGAATTTAGACCCAATGAGTATGAAAATGATGATGATTAA
- a CDS encoding alpha-ketoglutarate-dependent dioxygenase AlkB family protein, producing MDLFSSDKITNILPFDGTTNYHGIILDKSQCDFYYQQLLEKINWKNDEAIIFGKKIITKRKVAWYGASKYSYTYSKVTKTANLWIKELLELKEIVEKESNETYNSCLLNLYHSGDEGMAYHSDGEKMMKKNGAIASLSLGAERKFSFKHKETKQRIDIVLERGSLLVMKGETQKNWLHRLPPTKKVNSPRINLTFRTIEL from the coding sequence ATGGATTTATTTTCTTCGGATAAAATAACAAATATTTTACCTTTTGATGGCACAACAAATTATCATGGAATTATTTTAGATAAAAGTCAGTGCGATTTTTATTATCAGCAATTATTAGAAAAAATTAATTGGAAAAATGATGAAGCGATTATTTTTGGTAAAAAGATTATTACCAAAAGAAAAGTAGCTTGGTATGGAGCATCAAAGTATTCTTACACATATTCTAAAGTTACAAAAACGGCAAATCTTTGGATAAAGGAATTGCTAGAACTCAAAGAAATCGTCGAAAAAGAGAGTAATGAAACGTATAATTCTTGCTTGCTAAATTTGTATCATTCAGGAGATGAAGGAATGGCTTATCATTCTGATGGCGAAAAAATGATGAAGAAAAATGGCGCAATTGCTTCTTTATCTTTAGGAGCTGAACGTAAATTCTCTTTTAAACACAAAGAAACCAAACAAAGAATTGATATTGTTTTAGAAAGAGGAAGTTTATTGGTGATGAAAGGTGAAACACAAAAGAACTGGTTGCACAGATTGCCACCCACAAAAAAAGTAAATTCGCCTAGAATTAATTTGACTTTTAGAACAATAGAGTTGTAA
- a CDS encoding LytR/AlgR family response regulator transcription factor, translated as MKCIIIDDEPLALELLEDFVSKIPYLELVATCSNAFEATTILQTQKIDLIFTDIEMPDFSGIDFIKSLEVKPLFIFTTAYSHYAVEGFNLNAIDYLVKPIPFHRFLKAVTRAHNLLQLKVEEKTPTVISQVTPQFIFVKSEYENLKINLADIKYIESLKDYIKIHTHKEKPILTLSSLKSFEEKLGKSNFIRVHKSYIVSLKHIYSVQRNRIIIDDNWIPIGLNYREDFIKKIDN; from the coding sequence ATGAAATGTATAATTATAGATGATGAACCTCTTGCATTGGAATTATTAGAAGATTTTGTATCTAAAATTCCGTATTTAGAATTGGTTGCAACTTGCTCTAATGCTTTTGAAGCAACAACCATTTTACAGACACAAAAAATAGATTTAATTTTTACTGATATAGAAATGCCAGATTTTTCTGGAATCGATTTTATAAAATCTTTGGAGGTAAAACCACTTTTTATTTTTACAACAGCATATTCGCATTATGCAGTAGAAGGTTTTAATTTAAATGCTATCGATTATCTTGTAAAACCAATACCTTTTCATCGATTTTTAAAAGCAGTTACAAGAGCTCATAATTTATTACAGTTAAAGGTTGAAGAAAAAACACCTACTGTAATTTCTCAAGTTACGCCACAATTTATTTTTGTAAAATCTGAATATGAAAATTTAAAAATAAACTTGGCAGATATTAAATATATAGAATCTTTAAAAGATTATATTAAAATTCACACGCATAAAGAAAAACCGATTTTAACCTTAAGTAGCCTAAAAAGTTTTGAAGAAAAACTAGGCAAATCGAATTTTATACGTGTACACAAATCTTATATTGTTTCTTTAAAACACATTTATTCTGTACAGAGAAATAGAATTATTATTGATGATAATTGGATTCCTATTGGTTTAAATTATAGAGAAGATTTTATCAAAAAAATTGATAATTAA
- a CDS encoding DUF4270 family protein, giving the protein MKHYIIGVLSLIFVFSCTTDDTVYEVGSDFIENNIQLRVIDTFAVKAGTFKLDSLITSSTNRILLGNVKDETLGSLTSKSYMQLVANTFTIDARAVYDSIGFVLNYDTYYYGDTTKVQTYKLHRITETVEPKDVDNFYNTSSLVYDAAVLGQTSFIPNPNKATDSIFIKMDDILGEDIFTKIVDNDINTTDDFLQYFKGLAIVPDISENNHVLGFNAQSTANITGNSSMRLYYSINDDDSEDNSYYVDFTIPSADKQFNEIQTDLSNTIIGDFVDNEEIKLSENTNNSIYTQAGSGLTSRIEIPSIKKLAEISENATTLSAILTFNPLKGSFNKSNPLPNTLSVYVVDHKNRILKQLTDIDGNVAAAFLFEEEDEFSENNYYSVDLSGFVEEILFSDINLNYALMIQYDNFSNNVNNIVIEHNPNTNKEIKLSVKYLTY; this is encoded by the coding sequence ATGAAGCATTATATAATTGGCGTTTTAAGTCTAATTTTTGTATTTTCTTGCACTACAGATGATACAGTTTATGAAGTAGGTAGTGATTTTATAGAGAACAATATTCAGTTAAGAGTTATTGACACTTTTGCAGTAAAAGCAGGAACTTTTAAATTAGATTCATTAATAACATCTAGTACAAACCGAATTTTATTAGGGAATGTTAAAGATGAAACTTTAGGTTCTTTAACATCTAAATCTTACATGCAATTGGTAGCGAATACTTTTACTATTGATGCAAGAGCAGTGTATGATTCTATTGGTTTTGTTTTAAATTATGATACCTATTATTATGGAGATACTACTAAAGTACAAACCTATAAATTGCATAGAATTACAGAAACAGTTGAACCCAAAGACGTAGATAATTTCTACAACACTTCTTCTTTAGTTTACGATGCAGCTGTTTTAGGACAAACTTCATTTATACCAAACCCGAATAAAGCTACAGATTCTATTTTTATTAAAATGGATGATATTTTGGGTGAAGATATATTTACCAAAATTGTAGATAATGATATTAATACTACAGATGATTTTCTGCAATATTTTAAAGGTTTAGCAATTGTGCCTGATATATCAGAAAATAATCATGTTTTGGGGTTCAATGCACAATCAACAGCAAATATTACAGGGAATTCTAGTATGCGTTTGTATTACAGTATTAATGATGATGATAGTGAGGATAATAGTTATTATGTAGATTTTACAATTCCAAGCGCAGATAAACAATTTAATGAGATTCAAACAGATTTATCAAACACTATTATAGGTGATTTTGTAGATAATGAAGAAATTAAATTAAGTGAAAATACCAACAACTCAATTTATACGCAAGCAGGATCTGGACTTACCTCAAGAATAGAAATTCCATCGATTAAAAAACTTGCAGAAATATCAGAAAATGCAACCACTTTAAGTGCCATTTTAACTTTTAATCCTTTAAAAGGATCGTTTAATAAAAGCAATCCTTTACCAAATACATTGTCAGTTTATGTGGTAGATCATAAAAATAGAATTTTAAAACAATTAACAGATATAGATGGTAATGTTGCAGCTGCCTTTCTTTTTGAAGAAGAAGATGAATTTAGTGAAAACAATTATTACAGTGTAGATTTAAGTGGTTTTGTAGAAGAAATTCTGTTTTCTGACATCAATTTAAATTATGCTTTAATGATACAATATGATAATTTTTCTAACAACGTAAATAATATTGTTATTGAGCACAACCCTAATACCAACAAAGAAATAAAATTATCAGTAAAATATTTAACCTATTAA
- a CDS encoding sensor histidine kinase: MLLFFALSTCVKLVSEWYKSEKERTLVASQKINSELSFLKAQLNPHFLFNTLNSIYSLANKKSDDTTVAIVTLSELMRYMIYEANEEFISLEKEIEYIKNYISLQLLRLRNSSGVKINVHGSLKYKIEPLLLISFIENAFKYGTDYKGKTEIRIVITTNNHELYLEVYNISSLQNLDNKNSGIGLENIKNRLNLLYPNAHTLEITKSEKSFEISLKINLKRNK; the protein is encoded by the coding sequence TTGCTTTTATTTTTTGCTTTAAGTACCTGTGTAAAACTAGTTTCAGAATGGTATAAATCTGAAAAAGAAAGAACTTTAGTAGCTTCTCAAAAAATAAACTCTGAATTATCCTTCTTAAAAGCACAATTAAATCCTCATTTTTTATTCAACACATTAAACAGTATTTATTCTTTAGCGAATAAAAAATCTGATGATACAACAGTTGCTATAGTTACGCTTTCTGAATTAATGAGATATATGATTTATGAAGCAAATGAAGAATTTATTTCGTTAGAAAAAGAGATAGAATACATAAAAAATTATATCTCTTTGCAACTATTAAGATTAAGAAATTCTAGTGGTGTAAAAATAAATGTTCATGGTAGTTTAAAATATAAAATAGAACCTTTACTACTAATTTCTTTTATAGAAAATGCTTTTAAATATGGCACAGATTATAAAGGAAAAACAGAAATTAGGATTGTTATTACTACAAATAATCATGAACTATATCTTGAAGTTTATAACATTTCTTCTTTACAAAATTTAGACAACAAAAACTCTGGTATTGGTTTAGAGAACATTAAAAACAGACTGAATTTATTATATCCAAATGCGCATACTTTAGAGATTACAAAAAGTGAAAAATCATTTGAAATCAGTCTAAAAATCAACCTAAAAAGAAATAAATGA
- the rluF gene encoding 23S rRNA pseudouridine(2604) synthase RluF, whose product MDTNNQQTTNLNKYISSSGICSRREAEKFIKEGRVSINGKPTQLGNRVGKKDVVKLDGRLVKPKDETLYIALNKPVGIVSTTDDREPNNIVKHINYPERLFPIGRLDKPSEGLIFLTNDGDIVNKILRAGNNHEKEYFVSVDKTITDDFIEKMSNGIPILGTVTQKCLVEKVSAKIFKIVLTQGLNRQIRRMCEYLDYEVTKLKRTRIMNVELGYLQAGDWRELTEEEMKEINAMISESSKTEEASKVKEPAKKKVFKKKLAPAKNDFNKKSASFRKSSPKNSRTTSSKSNFRKKRN is encoded by the coding sequence TTGGATACCAATAATCAACAAACAACAAATCTTAATAAATATATTAGTTCTTCAGGAATCTGTTCAAGAAGAGAAGCCGAAAAATTTATAAAAGAAGGTAGAGTTTCCATCAATGGAAAACCAACTCAGTTAGGAAACAGAGTTGGCAAAAAAGATGTTGTAAAGTTAGATGGACGTTTGGTAAAACCAAAGGACGAAACACTTTACATCGCTTTAAATAAACCTGTTGGTATTGTTTCTACAACAGATGATAGAGAACCAAACAACATTGTAAAACATATTAATTATCCTGAAAGATTGTTCCCAATTGGACGTTTAGACAAACCATCTGAAGGTTTAATTTTCTTGACAAATGATGGAGATATTGTCAATAAAATTTTAAGAGCAGGTAACAATCACGAAAAAGAATATTTTGTTTCTGTTGATAAAACTATCACAGACGATTTTATCGAAAAAATGAGTAATGGAATTCCGATTTTAGGAACTGTAACTCAAAAATGTTTGGTAGAAAAAGTTAGTGCTAAAATCTTTAAAATTGTTTTAACGCAAGGTTTAAATCGTCAAATTCGTAGAATGTGCGAATATTTGGATTACGAAGTAACTAAGTTAAAACGAACCAGAATTATGAATGTAGAATTAGGGTATCTACAAGCTGGAGATTGGCGTGAATTAACAGAAGAGGAAATGAAAGAAATTAATGCAATGATTTCTGAATCTTCCAAAACGGAGGAAGCATCCAAAGTTAAAGAACCTGCTAAAAAGAAAGTTTTTAAGAAAAAATTAGCGCCAGCTAAAAACGATTTCAATAAAAAAAGTGCTTCTTTTAGAAAATCATCACCAAAAAATAGTAGAACTACAAGTTCTAAATCTAATTTTCGTAAAAAACGAAACTAA